The window TAAATTACAGCTATGTTTCCTTTTATTTGCCTGGGTTGATTAAGTGCATTGCGGAAACGTAACAAATAGACATAAACCCCCTGGGGTACGTATTCGCCATTGTAGGTGCCGTTCCATGCGTCATTGGGATCATTGGTCCGGTATATCAATTGCCCCCAGCGATTGTAAACGAGGAACTCATATCCTTCACTGCCAACGAACACAATAACAGGTTTGAGCGTATTGTTGAGTCCACGGGGCATGAAGGCATTAGGAAGGTAAACCTTTGGTTCCTGCTCCGACAATACCTCGTTTGAAAAGCTTTGCTCCTGGAAACCAAGCGGGTTAGCAGAGCCTTCATAAGCTTCGACGAGATAAGTGATCCTGCTGATGGTGCCTGTCAGGTCAGAAACATTATCGGAATAAGTCAGTGTGAGGGAGTCGACATCAGCCAACATGGTTAGCGAAGAATTATCGAGGCGGCGATAAACTTTATAGCCCAGTATGCGTCCGTACCATGATTCATAAGCATTCCAGCTCAAACGGTTGGTCAGGTCAGGTAAAGCTTCCGCTTGCAGGAAAATGGTCCGGGCTGTATTAGTGATAACCGATGCCATCCCGCAACTGTCGACCACTTCGACCTGGTAATAGTAGCTTTCAACCGTGACATCTGCTGCAGCGTCAGAAAAAGAAACAAATTCCTGCCCCTGGTTGAGGACTGTTCCGGTTTCAGTATAGGGTCCGCCGGCATTTGTGCTCCGGAGGATACGGTAAAATTGTACATGTGCCGCGGTATCGGTGTAAAACAGGATGTTCACCCGTTCATTATCTTCCACTGAAACAAATCGCGTATACATGAACAACGGACGAGGCGAATTGTAGGTGGTGACTTCCTTCCTGCAGGAGGTAGATGTTTTCAGGCCGTCCTGGTTAAAAGCCCTGATGTAATATGCATAAGTAGTGTTGGGCTGAAGATCAGCGTGGGTATAGCTTGTCTGGCCGGGATTTAGTGTCTCCAGCAACTGGAAAGGGCCGTTATTTTCACTCATGTAAATCCTGTAACCCTGAAGTGGTGGTTCGAAGTTCACATATTCGTTCCAGCTCAGGGTATTAGTCATCGTGCAGGGATCGTATGCGACATCCGCTAAAAAAATCGTACTGTGGGGCTTGTCCTGAAAAGTACTGGTGTCGAAAGGGAAAGGACTTTCGTTACCACAAGAGTCGATCGACAAAAGGATATAACGCAGCGGGCCTTCACAGGGATTGGAATCTTCGTGCCGGTAATAAGTAGCAGAACTCCCGTCAACATAATCGATCGAGTCGTTGGTTGTTGTGACCCTGAATATGGTATATCC of the Bacteroidales bacterium genome contains:
- a CDS encoding gliding motility-associated C-terminal domain-containing protein gives rise to the protein MNKRLASILIIILFFFQITSQGQTVRLRCTEVMPNGDAVIQWNPVLIGTGFYNYTIYFSLVRSGFYTELTVITNITQASYLHVGADANTTPGYYYLIINKNSGPFPTDTLATMLLTGTTTDFEVIDFNWTPLHTPLLAAMHPWYLLYREYPPGTWAVVDSTQDLSLTHHFWACNGNSDTVRFRIGVRDIQTGCISLSNQNGAVLRNLSNRYPPVIDSVSIGPDGKAVVGWEAGLEPDIQGYTIFRVTTTNDSIDYVDGSSATYYRHEDSNPCEGPLRYILLSIDSCGNESPFPFDTSTFQDKPHSTIFLADVAYDPCTMTNTLSWNEYVNFEPPLQGYRIYMSENNGPFQLLETLNPGQTSYTHADLQPNTTYAYYIRAFNQDGLKTSTSCRKEVTTYNSPRPLFMYTRFVSVEDNERVNILFYTDTAAHVQFYRILRSTNAGGPYTETGTVLNQGQEFVSFSDAAADVTVESYYYQVEVVDSCGMASVITNTARTIFLQAEALPDLTNRLSWNAYESWYGRILGYKVYRRLDNSSLTMLADVDSLTLTYSDNVSDLTGTISRITYLVEAYEGSANPLGFQEQSFSNEVLSEQEPKVYLPNAFMPRGLNNTLKPVIVFVGSEGYEFLVYNRWGQLIYRTNDPNDAWNGTYNGEYVPQGVYVYLLRFRNALNQPRQIKGNIAVIY